Proteins encoded by one window of Arachis hypogaea cultivar Tifrunner chromosome 1, arahy.Tifrunner.gnm2.J5K5, whole genome shotgun sequence:
- the LOC112727060 gene encoding uncharacterized protein, with translation MPDPESFLNPCTIGTITFEKALCNLGSNINLMPLFVMRKLGIQEVHPSKIPLEMANKSLKWTYGLVENVLVKVDDIYLPVDFMILDTREDKNDSIILGRSFLATGKALIDVKRGELSHTEPPDINSKFGVGCSQLTTKKKGTKKVPKGWWNKKISTEDLSPGMRVLFTRSPVIPHTVNQILSLEHVKLIHKCTGRKFTMKSEDLSPYQPP, from the exons ATGCCAGATCCCGAAAGCTTCCTGAATCCCTGTACTATAGGGACCATCACATTTGAAAAGGCACTGTGCAACCTTGGCTCGAACATCAACCTTATGCCTCTTTTTGTGATGAGGAAGCTGGGAATCCAAGAGGTTCATCCTTCCAAGATCCCATTAGAGATGGCAAATAAGTCCCTGAAATGGACATATGGACTAGTAGAGAACGTGCTTGTAAAGGTTGATGACATTTACCTCCCTGTGGACTTCATGATACTTGACACTAGAGAGGATAAGAACGACTCCATCATTCTAGGAAGGTCCTTCCTAGCTACTGGAAAGGCATTGATAGATGTTAAGAGAGGAGAGTTG AGCCATACAGAGCCCCCTGACatcaactctaagtttggtgttgggtgttCACAACTAACCACTAAGAAAAAAGGCACAAAGAAAGTACCCAAGGGCTGGTGGAACAAGAAGATTTCAACTGAGGACTtatcacctggcatgagagttctCTTCACAAGAAGTCCAGTCATTCCACATACTGTGAACCAGATCCTATCTTTGGAACATGTTAAGCTAATTCACAAGTGTACAGGAAGGAAGTTCACCATGAAGAGTGAAGATCTAAGCCCCTATCAACCTCCGTAA